Proteins encoded together in one Musa acuminata AAA Group cultivar baxijiao chromosome BXJ3-6, Cavendish_Baxijiao_AAA, whole genome shotgun sequence window:
- the LOC103987221 gene encoding probable glucomannan 4-beta-mannosyltransferase 9 — MDRLSSTPVLPRRNDDVTQLGMVWEQVKAPVIVPLLRIAVFLCLAMSVMLFVEKVYMATVILAVKLLRRRPETRYKWEPMEDDMERGSAAYPMVLVQIPMFNEKEVYQLSIGAACGLSWPSDRLIIQVLDDSTDPAIKEMVQVECRRWASKGVNIRYEIRDNRVGYKAGALKMGMKHRYVKDCDYVVIFDADFQPDPDFLCRTIPFLIHNPQIGLVQGRWRFVNADECLMTRMQEMSLDYHFAIEQEVGSSTYAFFGFNGTAGVWRIAAINEAGGWKDRTTVEDMDLAVRASLKGWKFIFLNDLGVKSELPSTFKAFRHQQHRWSCGPANLFRKMVVEISKNKKVSLWTKVYVIYSFFFIRKIVGHIVTFIFYCLVIPATVFVPEVEIPMWGLVYLPSVITMLNSVGTPRSLHLLVFWVLFENVMSLHRTKATLSGLLDLGRVNEWVVTEKLGDIMKTKLPTKAAKKPRVRIGDRLHKMELFTGAYLFFCACYDLKYGKNHYFLYLFLQSITFFIVGFGYVGTYIPQS, encoded by the exons atggATAGGCTTTCTTCGACGCCCGTTCTGCCGAGGAGGAATGACGACGTCACGCAGTTGGGGATGGTGTGGGAGCAGGTCAAGGCGCCGGTGATCGTCCCCCTGCTGCGCATCGCGGTGTTCCTGTGCCTGGCCATGTCGGTCATGCTCTTCGTGGAGAAGGTGTACATGGCCACCGTCATCCTCGCCGTCAAGCTCCTCCGGAGGCGGCCGGAGACGCGCTACAAGTGGGAGCCCATGGAGGACGACATGGAGCGAGGCAGTGCAGCGTACCCCATGGTCCTCGTCCAAATCCCCATGTTCAACGAAAAGGAG GTATACCAGCTCTCCATCGGAGCTGCATGTGGGCTTTCATGGCCGTCAGATCGTCTCATAATCCAAGTGCTCGACGACTCCACCGATCCCGCCATTAAG GAGATGGTGCAGGTAGAGTGCCGGAGGTGGGCGAGCAAGGGGGTGAACATACGGTACGAGATCAGGGACAACAGGGTAGGCTACAAGGCTGGGGCGCTCAAGATGGGGATGAAGCACAGATACGTCAAGGACTGCGACTACGTCGTCATCTTCGACGCCGACTTCCAGCCGGATCCCGACTTCCTCTGTCGCACCATCCCGTTCCTCATCCACAACCCCCAGATCGGCCTCGTCCAGGGCCGCTGGAGATTCG TGAACGCGGATGAATGTTTGATGACAAGGATGCAGGAGATGTCCTTGGATTACCATTTTGCTATCGAGCAGGAAGTGGGATCCTCCACCTATGCTTTCTTCGGATTCAATG GGACTGCTGGGGTATGGCGGATTGCAGCTATCAATGAAGCCGGAGGTTGGAAGGATCGGACCACTGTAGAGGACATGGACTTGGCTGTTCGAGCAAGCCTCAAGGGCTGGAAATTTATATTCCTCAACGACCTCGGG GTGAAAAGCGAGCTACCAAGTACTTTCAAGGCATTTCGCCATCAGCAACACAGATGGTCGTGTGGACCAGCGAACTTGTTCAGGAAAATGGTGGTGGAGATCTCCAAGAACAAG AAAGTATCCCTGTGGACCAAAGTTTATGTGATATACAGCTTCTTCTTCATCCGCAAGATTGTGGGTCATATAGTGACCTTTATATTTTACTGCTTGGTGATCCCTGCCACTGTCTTTGTTCCTGAAGTGGAAATACCAATGTGGGGTTTAGTCTACCTACCTTCCGTCATTACAATGCTGAATTCTGTTGGAACGCCGAG GTCGCTTCACTTGCTGGTGTTCTGGGTCCTTTTCGAGAATGTCATGTCTCTGCATAGAACGAAAGCAACCTTGAGTGGCCTCCTGGATTTAGGGAGAGTTAATGAATGGGTGGTCACTGAGAAGCTCGGGGATATTATGAAGACAAAATTGCCTACCAAAGCAGCTAAGAAGCCAAGAGTCAGGATTGGCGATAG GTTACATAAAATGGAGCTCTTTACTGGGGCCTATCTCTTCTTCTGTGCATGCTATGATCTGAAGTATGGGAAGAACCATTACTTCCTCTACCTCTTCCTCCAGTCGATCACCTTCTTCATCGTTGGATTTGGTTATGTTGGCACCTACATTCCACAATCCTAA
- the LOC135582372 gene encoding uncharacterized protein LOC135582372, with protein MMEGSTRGHQVPAFGYWDHRDELPITRCFELAVQAEWIRGHCRSEDGDLFKVAAPAETPACCDHHHRKVKKGGCIGREKEELQKKQGRATAPKAVDEDLYKIPPELLHYQKPKRARMFKNLWSGCMGLDNVA; from the exons ATGATGGAG GGCTCGACGAGGGGTCACCAGGTTCCAGCGTTTGGGTACTGGGATCACCGTGATGAACTCCCCATCACCCGGTGCTTTGAGCTTGCAGTGCAGGCTGAGTGGATCCGAGGCCATTGTCGTAGCGAAGATGGTGATCTCTTTAAGGTGGCAGCCCCTGCAGAGACACCAGCTTGTTGTGATCACCACCACAGAAAG GTGAAGAAGGGTGGCTGCATAGGAAGAGAGAAGGAAGAGCTGCAGAAGAAGCAAGGGAGGGCTACAGCTCCCAAGGCCGTGGACGAGGACTTGTACAAGATCCCACCTGAACTCCTCCACTACCAAAAGCCCAAGCGG GCGAGGATGTTCAAGAATCTGTGGTCGGGATGTATGGGACTCGACAACGTTGCCTGA
- the LOC135641858 gene encoding mitogen-activated protein kinase kinase kinase 18-like: MGISGWRRGRIIGRGTSATVSLATSVSSGDVFAVKTSELSRSWLLQREQRILSALDSPFVVSYFGFDVAAQTPGAGLCYNLFMEYAPRGSLSDEIRKQGGRLDELAIRSYACDILGGLAYLHSNGVFHCDLKSQNVLICSGGRAKVADFGCARSAEEEDEDERGWMRGTPMFMAPEVARGEEQSAPADIWALGCTVIEMATGRPPWPLVSDALSALHQIAFSTDVPEFPRWISEEGRDFLSRCLKRDPLERWTAEQLLQHPFVAASRVANPPSKSDWISPKSTLDQAFLQSLSDDDDDDDGQVLDQTEEDPFERMQSLIGDAAPNWTWDETWATVRSNGGFPVTESITEDGRSTNPIADSSEQLMLSTNPMETGHVGGNRSSDHNLSETSVLPIAEGRILLTCKTENCTFENANFSLMNNKERTRAPFGHRTPIFPSVMSNSELRINAQLQLLSH, translated from the coding sequence ATGGGGATCAGCGGGTGGCGCCGTGGGCGGATCATTGGCCGGGGGACCTCCGCTACCGTCTCGCTCGCCACCTCGGTGTCCTCGGGCGACGTCTTCGCGGTCAAGACGTCGGAGCTCTCTCGCTCTTGGCTCCTGCAGAGGGAGCAGAGGATCCTCTCCGCGCTCGATTCGCCGTTCGTCGTCTCTTATTTTGGTTTCGACGTCGCCGCCCAGACGCCTGGAGCAGGTCTCTGCTATAATCTTTTCATGGAGTACGCTCCCCGGGGCTCGCTGTCCGACGAGATCAGGAAGCAGGGCGGTCGGCTTGACGAGCTCGCCATCCGATCCTACGCATGCGACATCCTCGGCGGGCTGGCCTACCTGCATTCCAACGGCGTCTTCCATTGCGATCTGAAGAGCCAGAACGTCTTGATATGCTCCGGCGGGCGGGCCAAGGTTGCGGACTTTGGGTGCGCGCGGAGcgcagaggaggaggacgaggacgagaGGGGATGGATGAGGGGCACGCCGATGTTCATGGCGCCGGAGGTCGCGCGGGGGGAAGAGCAGAGCGCGCCAGCTGATATCTGGGCCCTGGGATGCACCGTCATCGAGATGGCCACCGGTCGACCCCCATGGCCGCTCGTCTCGGACGCCCTTAGCGCTCTCCACCAGATCGCCTTCTCCACCGACGTGCCTGAGTTCCCGCGATGGATCTCCGAGGAGGGCAGGGACTTCTTGAGCAGGTGCTTGAAGAGGGATCCTCTGGAGCGGTGGACGGCGGAGCAGCTGCTCCAACACCCGTTCGTTGCCGCGTCTCGTGTCGCCAATCCTCCATCGAAATCCGACTGGATTTCTCCTAAAAGCACTCTCGATCAGGCCTTCTTGCAGTCGCtttccgacgacgacgacgacgacgacggccaGGTGCTGGACCAAACAGAGGAGGACCCATTTGAGAGGATGCAGAGCCTAATCGGAGACGCTGCTCCCAACTGGACGTGGGATGAGACCTGGGCGACGGTGCGAAGTAATGGCGGCTTTCCGGTGACCGAATCCATCACCGAAGACGGGAGATCAACAAATCCAATCGCGGATAGCAGCGAACAACTCATGCTCAGCACGAACCCCATGGAGACAGGGCATGTCGGTGGCAACAGATCAAGCGACCATAACTTATCTGAAACTAGTGTTCTTCCAATAGCGGAGGGACGCATCCTCCTCACATGTAAAACAGAGAATTGTACATTCGAGAATGCCAACTTTTCCTTGATGAACAACAAGGAACGCACTCGAGCTCCTTTTGGCCATCGAACTCCAATCTTTCCATCTGTGATGTCCAATTCCGAGCTACGGATTAATGCGCAGCTACAGCTCCTTAGTCACTAG